The following are encoded together in the Terriglobia bacterium genome:
- a CDS encoding homogentisate 1,2-dioxygenase — protein MYLFKKGKVAKQAHVGLPEGTFEEEHGRRGFYGKSAHLYHTHPPTGWVRIEGKLRPHCFDCNKLEPGDANDPQGGPIPFLGNKDLRLSVSRRSVAMPFYYRNADGDELIFVHRGQGKVETDFGPLSYEKGDYIVVPKAVTYRILPATTDNFFLIIQSRGEYEQPNRGLAGQHALYDPALIVTPEPVPAPGPDREWEVRIKVDDELSSVVYPFNPLDVVGWKGDLTVWKINVKDICPLMSPRAHLPPSAHTTLVTEGAVICTFVPRPLEEAPEAMRVPFFHRNSDYDEFIFYHDGDFFSKDNMRAGMATLHPRGMHHGPHPNALRNQKLRARTNEYAVMLDAAAGLEISSAAAEVEWEDYWKSWMEQQ, from the coding sequence ATGTATCTCTTCAAGAAAGGAAAGGTGGCGAAGCAGGCACATGTCGGTCTGCCGGAAGGCACCTTTGAAGAAGAACATGGGCGCCGGGGCTTCTACGGCAAATCGGCGCATCTTTACCACACTCATCCCCCCACCGGATGGGTCCGGATCGAGGGAAAGCTCAGGCCGCACTGTTTTGACTGCAATAAGCTCGAGCCCGGCGATGCAAATGATCCCCAGGGCGGACCAATCCCCTTTCTGGGAAACAAAGACCTGCGGCTCTCGGTCTCGCGCCGTTCCGTTGCCATGCCATTCTACTATCGCAACGCGGACGGCGACGAACTGATCTTCGTGCATCGTGGGCAGGGCAAGGTCGAAACCGACTTTGGGCCTTTGAGCTATGAGAAAGGCGACTACATCGTAGTGCCGAAAGCCGTAACCTATCGGATTCTGCCCGCCACCACGGACAACTTCTTCCTGATCATCCAGTCTCGTGGAGAGTACGAACAGCCGAACCGGGGTCTGGCCGGGCAACATGCGCTTTACGACCCGGCGTTGATCGTTACTCCGGAGCCGGTGCCGGCCCCGGGGCCGGATCGTGAGTGGGAAGTCCGCATCAAAGTGGACGACGAGCTCTCTTCCGTGGTTTACCCTTTCAATCCCCTGGATGTGGTCGGATGGAAGGGGGATCTCACGGTCTGGAAGATCAACGTGAAGGATATCTGCCCGCTCATGAGCCCTCGGGCTCACCTGCCGCCCAGCGCCCACACCACGCTCGTGACGGAAGGAGCGGTGATCTGCACCTTCGTCCCGCGTCCTCTCGAAGAGGCGCCGGAAGCCATGCGGGTGCCTTTCTTCCATCGCAACTCGGACTACGACGAGTTCATCTTCTACCACGACGGCGATTTTTTCAGCAAAGACAACATGCGCGCGGGCATGGCGACGCTGCATCCACGGGGCATGCATCACGGCCCGCACCCGAACGCGCTTCGAAACCAGAAACTCAGAGCCCGCACCAACGAGTATGCCGTAATGCTGGACGCCGCGGCCGGGCTGGAGATCTCTTCGGCTGCCGCAGAGGTCGAGTGGGAAGACTACTGGAAAAGCTGGATGGAACAACAGTAG
- the hppD gene encoding 4-hydroxyphenylpyruvate dioxygenase, translating into MRPEKGTPGAERDFLPLHGIDYIEFYVGNARQAAHFYRSAFGMKLVAYQGPETGSRDRSSYVVQQDKIRFVLTTALHPDHPITEHIRLHGDGVKDIAFSVDDAGSAYRETTRRGAKGVRETIVLRDEQGELRESAIAVYGDTIHTFVERKNYSGVFMPGFVPSQEPDRTVQPVGLKHIDHVVANVGWGEMNRWVQFYERVMGFRLYQHFDDKDVSTEYSALMSKVMASSNESIKLPINEPAAGKKKSQIEEYLDFYKSPGVQHIALSTQDMIGTVSRMLDLGVEFLRVPPTYYAELAKRVGRIDEPADRVAELGVLVDRDDEGYMLQIFTRPVEDRPTLFFEVIQRKGSRSFGKGNFKALFEAIEREQALRGNL; encoded by the coding sequence ATGCGTCCTGAAAAAGGAACACCGGGCGCGGAAAGGGACTTTCTCCCTCTTCACGGGATTGATTACATTGAGTTTTACGTCGGGAACGCCAGGCAGGCTGCCCATTTCTATCGATCCGCCTTCGGCATGAAGCTGGTTGCCTATCAGGGCCCCGAAACCGGCAGCCGCGACCGCTCTTCCTACGTTGTTCAGCAGGACAAAATCCGCTTCGTGCTTACTACGGCCTTGCACCCGGACCATCCCATCACGGAGCACATCCGGCTTCACGGCGACGGAGTCAAAGACATTGCCTTTTCAGTGGACGATGCTGGTTCTGCATATCGGGAGACCACGCGACGAGGCGCCAAAGGCGTGCGCGAGACGATTGTGCTGCGCGACGAACAGGGAGAACTGCGGGAATCGGCCATCGCGGTGTATGGCGACACCATCCACACATTTGTCGAGCGCAAGAATTACAGCGGCGTGTTCATGCCGGGGTTCGTTCCGAGCCAAGAGCCTGACCGCACCGTCCAGCCCGTCGGCCTGAAACACATCGACCACGTAGTCGCCAACGTGGGCTGGGGGGAAATGAACCGGTGGGTGCAATTCTATGAGCGGGTCATGGGATTCCGCCTCTACCAGCACTTCGACGACAAGGATGTCAGCACGGAGTACTCCGCGCTCATGTCAAAAGTGATGGCCAGCAGCAACGAAAGCATCAAACTCCCGATCAATGAGCCTGCGGCCGGGAAAAAGAAATCTCAGATTGAAGAATACCTCGACTTCTACAAGAGCCCTGGCGTGCAACACATCGCACTGTCTACGCAGGACATGATCGGGACCGTTTCCCGGATGCTGGATCTGGGCGTCGAGTTTCTACGCGTGCCGCCGACCTACTATGCGGAACTGGCAAAGCGCGTGGGCAGGATCGATGAACCGGCAGACCGCGTGGCGGAGTTGGGTGTTCTGGTGGATCGCGACGACGAAGGCTACATGCTGCAGATTTTCACCCGACCGGTCGAAGACCGCCCCACGCTCTTTTTCGAAGTCATCCAGCGGAAGGGGAGCCGCAGCTTCGGCAAAGGCAATTTCAAGGCACTCTTCGAAGCCATTGAGCGGGAACAAGCTTTGCGAGGGAACCTGTGA
- the hisC gene encoding histidinol-phosphate transaminase yields MPLVPPYVESLVPYEAGRSIEEIKQAYGLRDVVKLASNENPLGSSPLALEAIRLQLDGLHLYPDGGLSLRRKLAEMFDLKVENVIAGSGSEGIISNIIRTFLCDDDEVLTTEAAFIGFQVLARSRGVKYRTVPYRCWHYDLPTLVTLINDRTKIIYLANPNNPTGTIFSRHEFDDFYRHVPERVLIILDEAYFEYAKDNPRYPDSMHYRYDNVITLRTFSKIYGLAGIRIGYGFAHEDLISNLLKVKLPFEPSTLAQAAGIGALADREFVHRSLEMNAHGIDLLTRSFRGMGLDVVSSEANFVMVVFADEHAAKRVIQGLLEQGIIIRPLKAFGLPNCVRISTGKGEENQKCAEAMRKVLKG; encoded by the coding sequence ATGCCGCTCGTGCCGCCTTACGTTGAATCATTGGTGCCTTACGAAGCGGGTCGCAGCATTGAAGAAATCAAACAGGCGTACGGGCTGCGCGATGTCGTCAAGCTCGCCTCCAACGAAAATCCACTGGGCTCTTCGCCGCTGGCCCTGGAAGCGATCCGGCTGCAACTGGATGGCCTGCATCTGTATCCGGACGGCGGGCTTTCTCTACGCAGAAAGCTCGCGGAAATGTTCGATCTCAAGGTGGAAAACGTCATCGCGGGAAGCGGATCGGAAGGAATCATCTCGAACATCATCCGCACCTTTCTCTGCGACGATGATGAAGTTCTGACGACGGAAGCTGCCTTCATCGGCTTTCAGGTGCTGGCCAGATCCCGCGGCGTCAAATACCGTACGGTTCCCTACCGGTGCTGGCACTATGATCTGCCGACGCTTGTGACACTGATTAACGATCGGACCAAGATCATCTATCTTGCCAATCCCAACAACCCGACGGGAACCATTTTCAGCAGGCATGAGTTCGACGATTTCTATCGGCACGTCCCGGAGCGTGTCCTGATCATCCTGGATGAGGCCTATTTCGAGTACGCCAAGGACAACCCGCGTTATCCCGATTCCATGCATTATCGCTATGACAACGTCATCACGCTGCGCACTTTTTCCAAAATCTACGGTCTCGCCGGCATTCGCATCGGTTACGGCTTCGCCCATGAGGATCTGATCAGCAATCTGCTGAAAGTGAAGCTTCCCTTCGAACCCAGCACCCTGGCGCAAGCCGCCGGAATCGGCGCCCTGGCCGATCGGGAGTTCGTTCATCGGTCCCTGGAGATGAATGCGCACGGCATTGATCTGCTGACCCGTTCATTCCGAGGCATGGGTCTGGACGTGGTTTCCTCGGAAGCCAACTTTGTCATGGTTGTGTTCGCCGACGAGCACGCGGCAAAACGCGTGATCCAGGGACTGCTGGAACAGGGCATTATCATCCGGCCGCTCAAAGCCTTCGGCTTGCCCAATTGCGTCCGCATCTCTACCGGCAAGGGTGAAGAGAACCAGAAGTGTGCCGAGGCGATGAGGAAAGTCCTCAAGGGGTGA